A genomic segment from Nicotiana sylvestris chromosome 1, ASM39365v2, whole genome shotgun sequence encodes:
- the LOC104213636 gene encoding auxin-responsive protein IAA16: protein MTSVMGAECDKIRLDYEAETELRLGLPGAINGNEGEMTSKNNGKRVFSETVDLKLNLSSKDSTVDNQVDNIKEKKNIAPTDPAKPPAKAQVVGWPPVRSFRKNVLTVQKNSTGNGESSGGGAAFVKVSVDGAPYLRKVDLKMYKSYQQLSDALGKMFSSFTIGNCGTHGFKDFMNESKLIDLLNGSDYVPTYEDKDGDWMLVGDVPWEMFVDSCKRLRIMKGSEAIGLAPRAVEKCKNRS from the exons ATGACGAGTGTGATGGGAGCGGAGTGTGACAAAATTCGATTGGATTATGAAGCGGAGACGGAGCTGAGGCTAGGGTTGCCGGGAGCCATTAATGGAAATGAAGGTGAAATGACGTCAAAGAATAATGGGAAGAGAGTCTTTTCAGAAACTGTTGATTTGAAACTAAACCTTTCTTCAAAGGATTCCACAGTTGATAATCAAGTTGACAACATTAAGGAGAAGAAGAATATTGCTCCCACTGATCCTGCTAAGCCACCAGCCAA GGCACAAGTTGTGGGTTGGCCACCAGTGAGATCATTCAGGAAGAATGTACTAACCGTCCAAAAGAACAGCACCGGCAACGGCGAAAGCTCCGGCGGCGGCGCAGCCTTTGTGAAAGTTAGCGTGGACGGAGCTCCATACTTACGTAAAGTGGACTTAAAGATGTACAAAAGCTACCAACAACTCTCTGATGCCCTTGGCAAAATGTTCAGCTCTTTCACCATTG GAAATTGTGGGACTCATGGATTTAAGGATTTCATGAATGAGAGCAAATTAATAGACCTCTTAAATGGCTCAGACTATGTACCTACTTACGAAGACAAGGATGGAGACTGGATGCTTGTTGGTGATGTACCTTGGGA GATGTTTGTTGATTCATGCAAACGCTTAAGGATAATGAAAGGATCTGAGGCCATTGGACTAG CACCAAGAGCAGTGGAGAAATGCAAGAAcagaagctga